Proteins encoded in a region of the Bradyrhizobium sp. CB3481 genome:
- a CDS encoding MFS transporter, which produces MSTVDTPRLPKTFNRLAWSNLAAQSAEQIALAAAPIVAVLLLEVGEGQTGLLQTALTLPFILFAIPAGLLADRISRRFVMVASEALRAAALAGILLLLWLGSMTLPLLSLLGFIAVCGTVAYSVAAPALVPSLVTSEQLPAANARIELARTIAFASGPALGGVLVGWVGAAPAFGVAAALSVIAVVLLSGIHEPARAPAPRRHPLQEIREGAAFVLHHALLRPVFITQFIFNTASFLLLAVFVPYAVRHLGLSATGVGVTLGMYGVGMVVGALAATRVMARLAFGTVIGLGPITGFIAAAIMALTTLLPVPWLAGLSFFLLGAGPILWVISTTTLRQSVTPPSLLGRVSAINIMSYGARPLGSALGAIVGGLYGAEACLYLAAAIFAAQALVIWVSPAVALAQQPEMVGEPAGC; this is translated from the coding sequence ATGTCCACTGTCGACACGCCGCGCCTGCCGAAAACCTTCAACCGCCTGGCCTGGTCCAACCTCGCGGCCCAATCGGCCGAGCAGATTGCGCTGGCCGCGGCGCCAATCGTGGCGGTGCTGCTGCTCGAGGTCGGCGAAGGCCAGACCGGCCTGTTGCAGACCGCGTTGACGCTGCCCTTCATCCTGTTCGCGATCCCCGCCGGCCTCCTCGCCGACCGCATTTCGCGGCGCTTTGTGATGGTCGCCTCCGAGGCGCTGCGGGCCGCGGCGCTTGCCGGAATCCTGCTCCTGCTCTGGCTCGGGTCGATGACGCTGCCGCTGCTATCGCTGCTCGGCTTCATCGCGGTCTGCGGCACAGTCGCCTACAGCGTCGCCGCGCCGGCGCTGGTGCCGTCGCTGGTGACATCTGAGCAATTGCCGGCGGCCAATGCACGGATCGAGCTGGCGCGCACTATCGCATTCGCCAGCGGCCCGGCGCTCGGCGGCGTACTGGTCGGCTGGGTCGGCGCCGCACCGGCCTTCGGCGTTGCCGCGGCGCTATCGGTGATTGCCGTCGTGCTGCTGTCGGGGATCCATGAGCCGGCGCGCGCGCCGGCCCCACGCCGCCATCCGCTGCAGGAGATCAGGGAAGGCGCCGCTTTCGTGCTGCACCATGCGTTGCTGCGGCCGGTGTTCATCACGCAGTTCATCTTCAATACGGCGTCGTTCCTGCTGCTGGCGGTGTTCGTGCCCTATGCCGTGCGCCATCTCGGACTGTCCGCCACCGGCGTCGGCGTGACGCTTGGGATGTATGGCGTCGGCATGGTGGTCGGCGCGCTCGCGGCGACGCGGGTGATGGCGCGGCTCGCCTTCGGCACCGTGATCGGGCTCGGCCCGATCACTGGCTTCATCGCCGCCGCCATCATGGCGCTGACCACGCTTCTGCCGGTGCCGTGGCTCGCGGGCCTCAGCTTCTTCCTGCTCGGCGCCGGCCCGATCCTGTGGGTGATCTCGACGACGACGCTGCGGCAATCGGTGACGCCGCCATCGCTGCTCGGCCGCGTCTCCGCCATCAACATCATGAGCTATGGCGCCCGGCCGCTCGGCTCGGCGTTAGGGGCCATCGTCGGCGGACTCTATGGCGCAGAAGCCTGCCTCTATCTGGCCGCCGCGATCTTCGCCGCGCAGGCGCTGGTGATCTGGGTGTCGCCCGCCGTCGCGCTGGCGCAGCAGCCGGAGATGGTCGGCGAACCGGCAGGGTGCTAG
- a CDS encoding flotillin domain-containing protein, giving the protein MWELAIPVTIGVIVVLVIGLLLAKLYRRSTRDEAYVRTGLGGQKVVLDGGSIVLPVFHSVAAVNLKTLRLEVARGGPDSMITKDRMRVDIGAEFYLRVKPDTSSIALAAQTLGSRTNNAGELRELIEAKFVDGLRSVAATMHLEELQEQRATFVKSVQDAVGADIQNNGLELESVSLTRLDQSDIKHFNPSNFFDAHGLTTLTKITREREQERNQIVRTTEVNIAQQDLVARQTTLTIEATKREAELAQQRDIANKTAAMRAQTAQVEQTALQNEAEYRIQQELAVANKQTEANQARDTRKIEADLAVKRRNTEMERDLQIVAQESAIAVANKSKEQSEAQTVAETARALAIAAEEKVTTAKAVEIAERDKIINVIAARKAAETEAMPITVMAEAENQAATNKAEAITMLAKADADAATTRAAGVKSLGQAEAEVAALKAEARNKLSQALVDYDLTMARINVIPSALAEAVKPIEKISDIRIFDTGGMLGRGGGNGAMNGHSNGLGLGDGLAAQLLSVSAFKPIIDKILAEGGFAAGPDALTSLTNALAAQQLANPAEPPAIESDLDDDVISPPTTISGTGKATLGPKS; this is encoded by the coding sequence ATGTGGGAACTTGCAATACCCGTCACCATTGGCGTCATCGTCGTTCTTGTTATCGGCCTGCTGCTTGCCAAACTTTATCGCCGCTCCACCCGTGACGAAGCCTATGTCCGCACCGGTCTCGGCGGACAGAAGGTCGTGCTCGACGGCGGCTCGATCGTGCTGCCGGTGTTCCACTCGGTCGCCGCGGTCAATCTGAAGACGCTGCGGCTGGAAGTCGCCCGCGGCGGTCCGGATTCGATGATCACCAAGGACCGCATGCGCGTCGACATCGGCGCCGAATTCTACCTGCGCGTCAAACCCGACACCTCCTCGATCGCGCTCGCCGCGCAGACGCTCGGCAGCCGCACCAACAATGCCGGCGAGCTGCGCGAGCTGATCGAAGCCAAGTTCGTCGACGGCCTGCGCTCGGTCGCGGCCACCATGCATCTCGAAGAGCTGCAGGAGCAGCGCGCCACCTTCGTCAAATCGGTGCAGGACGCGGTCGGCGCCGACATCCAGAACAACGGCCTCGAGCTTGAATCGGTGTCGCTGACCCGGCTCGACCAGAGCGACATCAAGCATTTCAACCCGAGCAATTTCTTCGACGCCCACGGCCTGACGACGCTGACCAAGATCACAAGGGAGCGTGAGCAGGAGCGCAACCAGATCGTCCGCACCACCGAGGTCAACATCGCGCAGCAGGACCTCGTGGCACGCCAGACCACGCTGACCATCGAGGCCACCAAGCGCGAGGCGGAGCTGGCGCAGCAGCGCGACATCGCCAACAAGACGGCGGCGATGCGCGCGCAGACCGCGCAGGTCGAGCAGACCGCGCTGCAAAACGAGGCGGAGTATCGCATTCAACAGGAGCTGGCGGTCGCCAACAAGCAGACCGAGGCCAACCAGGCGCGCGACACCCGCAAGATCGAGGCCGATCTGGCGGTGAAGCGCCGCAACACCGAAATGGAGCGCGACCTGCAAATCGTGGCGCAGGAAAGCGCCATTGCGGTCGCCAACAAGAGCAAGGAGCAGTCAGAGGCGCAGACGGTTGCCGAAACCGCGCGGGCGCTGGCGATTGCGGCGGAGGAAAAGGTCACCACCGCCAAGGCGGTCGAAATCGCCGAGCGCGACAAGATCATCAACGTGATCGCGGCGCGCAAGGCGGCCGAGACCGAGGCGATGCCGATCACCGTGATGGCGGAAGCCGAGAACCAGGCCGCGACCAACAAAGCGGAAGCCATCACCATGCTGGCCAAAGCCGACGCCGATGCCGCGACCACCCGCGCCGCCGGCGTCAAATCGCTCGGTCAGGCCGAGGCCGAGGTCGCCGCGCTGAAGGCGGAAGCGCGCAACAAGCTCAGCCAGGCGCTGGTCGACTACGATCTCACCATGGCGCGCATCAACGTGATCCCGAGCGCGCTCGCCGAAGCGGTCAAGCCGATCGAGAAGATTTCGGACATCCGCATTTTCGACACCGGCGGCATGCTCGGCCGTGGCGGCGGAAACGGCGCGATGAACGGTCACAGCAATGGCCTTGGCCTCGGCGATGGCCTTGCGGCGCAGTTGTTGTCGGTCTCGGCCTTCAAGCCGATCATCGACAAGATCCTCGCCGAAGGCGGCTTTGCCGCAGGCCCGGACGCGCTGACCAGCCTGACGAATGCGTTGGCTGCGCAGCAATTGGCCAATCCGGCCGAACCGCCCGCGATCGAATCTGATCTTGATGATGACGTGATATCCCCGCCCACGACGATCTCGGGAACGGGCAAGGCCACGCTCGGTCCGAAATCGTAA
- a CDS encoding OB-fold-containig protein, with translation MSAVSDLLLAPDVRPFAIAAGIMLALGGIELLTTLVGFSISELLGKDFAVEADSDSGLGGMFLWVNAGRLPLLVLIILALGLFSIAGFFLQGLAHGAGLSLPAPIAALAAAAVSLPAIRVTSRGIARIIPRDETYAVDNADFVGKVAEVSVGPLDQGLPGRVRLKDVFGNWHSLVARASPNSAPLPVGASVLLVDRDAKSFIAISAPADLIAQQHSDRA, from the coding sequence ATGAGTGCAGTATCCGACCTGCTGCTGGCGCCCGATGTACGTCCCTTTGCAATTGCCGCCGGAATCATGCTGGCGCTCGGCGGCATCGAATTGCTGACGACGCTGGTCGGATTTTCGATCAGCGAACTCCTCGGCAAGGATTTTGCGGTCGAAGCCGACAGCGACAGCGGCCTCGGTGGCATGTTTCTGTGGGTCAACGCGGGCCGGTTGCCGCTGCTGGTCCTGATCATCCTCGCACTCGGCCTATTCTCGATCGCAGGCTTCTTCCTGCAGGGTCTCGCCCATGGTGCGGGGCTCTCCCTCCCGGCCCCGATCGCGGCGCTGGCTGCCGCGGCCGTCAGCCTTCCGGCCATCCGCGTCACCAGCCGCGGCATCGCCCGCATCATCCCGCGCGACGAGACCTATGCGGTTGATAACGCCGACTTCGTCGGCAAGGTCGCCGAGGTCTCGGTCGGGCCGCTCGACCAGGGATTGCCCGGCCGCGTCCGTCTCAAGGATGTCTTCGGCAACTGGCATTCTCTGGTGGCGCGCGCCAGTCCCAATTCCGCACCGCTCCCGGTCGGCGCCAGCGTGCTGCTGGTCGACCGTGACGCCAAGAGCTTTATTGCCATTTCCGCCCCCGCCGACCTCATTGCGCAACAACATTCAGACAGGGCCTAA
- a CDS encoding PspA/IM30 family protein: MTLGLRDRASYVADAAVRRIPLDDKLFAIKGPTSLTISTVQGRVLVPFDVPGYVAGWESPFPAHLVSDGHDYEIQIAVKSKSVQPEEKTMLHEGILARMGRLLAAIASQTIDNAENSNKVALVKQAIREIDAGADEARYALGKSRAEEFRLKRRREELDAEVSALTEKIRLAIAENREDLARAGVARQIDLESQTIALERAMDFVELEIDEQTKALQAMLGARREAEVRLADLEASLVQQAPLETGRGVPTTKTVSADRAMAAIARVTGVPASSVLGDKELDELDRLHREKEIAARLERIKSQQ, translated from the coding sequence GTGACGCTCGGGCTGCGCGACCGCGCCAGCTACGTGGCTGACGCAGCGGTGCGCAGGATTCCGCTCGACGACAAGTTGTTTGCGATCAAGGGACCAACTTCACTGACCATTAGCACTGTCCAAGGACGTGTCTTGGTGCCGTTCGATGTGCCGGGCTACGTTGCCGGCTGGGAAAGCCCCTTCCCGGCTCACCTGGTCTCGGACGGTCATGACTACGAAATTCAGATCGCCGTCAAATCGAAATCAGTCCAACCGGAGGAGAAGACCATGCTTCACGAAGGCATTCTTGCACGTATGGGCCGGCTTCTTGCCGCCATTGCCAGCCAGACCATCGACAACGCCGAGAACAGCAACAAGGTCGCGCTGGTCAAGCAGGCGATCCGCGAAATCGATGCTGGCGCCGACGAAGCGCGTTACGCGCTCGGCAAATCGCGTGCCGAGGAATTCCGCCTGAAGCGGCGGCGCGAGGAGCTCGACGCCGAAGTGTCGGCGTTAACGGAAAAAATCCGTCTCGCGATTGCAGAAAATCGCGAGGATCTCGCGCGCGCCGGCGTCGCACGGCAAATTGATCTGGAATCGCAGACCATCGCGCTCGAGCGCGCGATGGATTTCGTCGAACTCGAAATCGATGAGCAGACCAAGGCCTTGCAGGCGATGCTTGGCGCGCGACGTGAAGCGGAGGTCCGCCTCGCCGATCTCGAGGCGAGCCTTGTGCAGCAAGCGCCTCTTGAAACCGGACGCGGGGTTCCCACGACTAAAACGGTAAGCGCCGACCGCGCGATGGCAGCGATTGCACGCGTAACGGGTGTGCCCGCTTCCAGCGTGCTCGGCGACAAGGAGCTCGACGAACTCGACCGGCTGCATCGCGAAAAGGAAATCGCAGCAAGACTTGAAAGGATCAAATCGCAGCAATGA